The Parachlamydia acanthamoebae genome has a window encoding:
- a CDS encoding tyrosine recombinase XerC, whose protein sequence is MFIEAAYRFLEYLRIIKNASEHTVRNYAIDLNTLKEYLEHDLLPEEEDEKLPPKIRYNEPFSERLKTYDAALVLDTITRKTIRGFLAHLSDNQVHKRTVVRRLSSLRTFFKYTLAQKWISANPTEELESPRVEKKVPNSLSYDQVQTLFDQPDTKTFLGFRDRVIMELFYSSGLRVSELVALDRQEFDPKNLLIKLKGKGKKERIVPITKNAADWINAYLTHPERCVEIDGHFAQQDSNAIFLNRLGTRLTTRSVDRKFDKYLTASGLIGKVTPHTIRHTIATHWLENGMDLKTIQMILGHISLATTTIYTQVSKGLKKKVYDQTHPRA, encoded by the coding sequence GTGTTTATCGAAGCTGCCTATCGCTTTCTGGAATACTTACGAATTATTAAAAATGCGTCGGAACATACTGTTCGTAATTACGCTATCGATTTAAATACCTTAAAAGAGTATCTAGAGCACGACCTCCTACCTGAGGAAGAAGATGAAAAGCTCCCCCCCAAGATTCGTTATAATGAGCCCTTCTCCGAAAGATTGAAAACCTATGATGCTGCATTAGTTTTAGACACCATTACGCGCAAAACAATTCGAGGTTTTCTTGCCCATTTGAGCGATAATCAAGTACATAAGCGTACAGTCGTGCGCAGACTCTCCTCTTTGCGAACATTTTTTAAATATACCCTTGCGCAAAAATGGATTTCAGCTAATCCGACGGAAGAGCTTGAATCGCCGCGGGTAGAAAAAAAGGTGCCCAATTCACTCTCTTACGATCAAGTGCAAACATTGTTTGATCAACCCGATACAAAAACGTTTCTAGGGTTTAGAGATCGCGTCATTATGGAGCTTTTCTATAGCTCTGGTCTTCGTGTGAGTGAACTTGTTGCCCTAGATCGACAAGAATTTGATCCAAAAAATCTTTTGATTAAACTAAAAGGAAAAGGAAAGAAAGAGCGGATTGTTCCGATTACTAAAAATGCAGCGGATTGGATTAATGCTTATCTAACCCATCCTGAAAGATGCGTAGAAATAGATGGGCATTTTGCGCAGCAAGATTCAAATGCTATTTTCTTAAATCGCCTTGGAACACGGCTCACAACACGTTCGGTGGATCGAAAATTTGATAAATACCTCACAGCCAGTGGATTAATTGGAAAAGTCACGCCTCACACCATTCGGCACACCATTGCGACACATTGGTTAGAAAATGGAATGGATCTAAAAACGATTCAAATGATTTTAGGGCATATCTCTTTAGCCACCACTACCATCTACACGCAAGTTTCAAAAGGGCTTAAGAAGAAGGTGTACGATCAAACCCATCCAAGAGCCTGA
- a CDS encoding ribonuclease Z encodes MSVRDLIILGTSSQQPTRYRNHGAYLFRWNNEGFLFDPGEGTQRQFIFANVAPTVINRIFISHFHGDHCLGLGSILMRLNLDKVTHPIHCYYPASGKRYFDRLRYGTIYHENIHVIEHPVSEAGVVHDDGAFKIEATFLDHAVENIGWRITEADTRKFDSEKLRAYGILGPKVKELQKHGHLTIDRNPVSLDDVSHIRKGDSIAIVIDTRVCPQAVEIAKNAKMLLCESTYLEEHQELAYRHYHMTAKQAAQLAKDANVKELILTHFSARYLNVGKMETEARTIFPQTHAAEDLKVFPFIKE; translated from the coding sequence ATGAGCGTTCGAGACCTTATTATCTTAGGCACTTCAAGCCAGCAACCCACCCGCTATCGTAACCATGGCGCTTATCTTTTTCGCTGGAATAATGAAGGCTTTTTGTTTGATCCGGGAGAAGGGACACAAAGGCAATTTATCTTTGCTAATGTCGCTCCAACGGTGATCAACCGTATTTTCATTTCCCATTTTCATGGAGACCATTGCTTAGGGCTTGGTTCCATTCTCATGCGTCTTAACCTTGATAAAGTGACGCATCCCATCCATTGTTACTATCCTGCAAGCGGCAAAAGATACTTTGATCGCCTTCGTTATGGGACTATTTATCACGAAAATATCCATGTGATTGAACATCCTGTTTCTGAAGCAGGTGTGGTGCATGACGATGGAGCTTTCAAAATTGAAGCGACATTCTTAGACCATGCGGTAGAAAATATCGGATGGAGAATCACAGAAGCAGATACCCGCAAATTTGACAGTGAAAAATTACGTGCATACGGCATTTTGGGACCTAAGGTTAAAGAATTGCAAAAGCATGGACATTTAACCATTGATAGGAATCCCGTTTCACTCGACGATGTGAGTCATATTCGCAAAGGTGATAGCATCGCGATCGTGATTGATACGCGAGTATGTCCGCAGGCAGTGGAAATTGCAAAAAATGCCAAGATGTTGCTTTGCGAAAGTACTTATTTAGAAGAGCATCAAGAGCTCGCTTATCGTCACTACCATATGACAGCTAAACAAGCGGCACAGTTAGCCAAAGATGCCAATGTGAAAGAACTCATTTTAACCCATTTCTCAGCACGCTATCTCAATGTAGGAAAAATGGAAACCGAAGCGCGTACCATCTTTCCTCAGACACATGCAGCGGAAGATTTGAAAGTTTTTCCATTCATAAAAGAATAG